Below is a window of Narcine bancroftii isolate sNarBan1 chromosome 13, sNarBan1.hap1, whole genome shotgun sequence DNA.
aagatcagcagggaaaaagtccaagtgcaaatgcagaaaatgaatttcaatGATATGTTGCTCTTCATACTTTTGtgtgcttgaagcatgttaaaaatggtaggcaatcacaaaaataggttataatctataaaaaggtatgtgataggaaattttgaAGGTATTTTTCAGGATCAAcaccccaaaatccataaaatacacccaaaagtgttcaggaagaaagatTTTCATTGTCCAATGGAATTAGAGCTGCAAAGCCACATTGAATGTGTTACTACTCAAACGTCCTCTACAATAATGGCAACTTGTTGGCGTCCCATTCACTAAATTTCCTCAAAACCTTATCAACCTCAAAATGTCTTTTTTACAGTAAGTCACTTGAAATTTTCTTAACCTGAAGACATATTTGACAATCTAGCGTGATTTATAGCGTTCAACCTTTAATAGAAATTTTAGATGTTTGAACTTTGCACAGAAACAAATGACATTCAACTTTTCTCTAGAATTTTAGCTCATTCAACAATACAAAATAACAATGTCAGTGCTCTCAGAGCTACTGTAATGGCAGttctgctgctggtgtggacctggggagaGCGGATAGAGAAGACATGGTGGCTGCTCACTGGGTGACCACCATGTCTTAATACCAATGGCTACCATGTCTTATTACCACCTAGTCCTACTACCAAAGGCTCCCTACagtctttaaacagcctgttgaaGGAGCCAGCAGggttttatttaaagtcttgcgACCACGGAGTCCGGGCCCAAGATGGGCTCAGCAGCCCAAGATGTGTTTAGTAGtaattgtgaggtgttgcagactCCCAGGGAGCAGCAGACTGATACAAGGAgaacattccccccacccccccacacctgaCCTCCCACCACTCctgttgagagggagaagcagaggagacagccTTAAAGATGGGGACCAGGGTGGCAGACCAGTGCAGGACCCTGTGGCTGAAGGGAACATGCAGGCAGCGAGCTGTGGCCGAGGAACCACACAAGCTActggaggtcaaaggactcacaacaGGCTGCGGacttctggagactggctcatgggattgaaaccaggatgtgagaggatgCTGGGGGAAAGTTGGGCTCCTGAAGGGCtctggatgctgaaggcttcttcaTTGTGTTGGAGTTTTGGATCTAgggttgggttgctgatggtttgaactgaactggagtgttGTCCAGGTGCAGAGCTTATGAGAGTACTGGAGACGAATTCAtgaacactcggtgactctgggagggctttcttttgcttctctttctctgactgtaaggggcgttgGGCAATTGTAATGCTAATGGAAAGTCTTTGCATGAAATTGCAAATTGTTAGACAatcttacatttctcttttgttacaatacatgacaataaatagtatttgaAATGGCTTCATATTATATTGGGTACTTTTCCCAATAGGACTCTTTTGAAAGGCCTGATATTTTCATTATAGGTTCCAAGCCTAGCTAGAGCCCTCCTATCACCTGTTCATCTTCtttcctcttttccccctcccaaCTGCTCCTCGCCCTCTATCCCATATACCAAACATCATCAAAATCTGCCCTGTTCAGTATAACCATTCAATTCTGGTACAATTGAATTATTGATTCCATTTTCTGCATTTTCTTCCAAATTGTCCATGGCAGCAACAAATAAGATTTAACTTAAGGGCTATATGTTTAAAATAAATACCTCAAAATTGTTTTTACATAATGCAATGGCTTTATATTTTATGCCACGAGTGATGGTTTATTCTATAAAAGCTATAATCACTAAGGAGTGGAGAGAACATTAATCCTTTCCAACGTTGTCTCTCAGTGGTGGCTCCAGTGTGTAACATCTTCAAAAGTACAGCAGGTTCTTGACCAGACATATCCCAAAGAAGGGTAAGGGTATCAGGTACATGGGAGAATTAAAACCTGGACATTTCTTCTTGAGATATACCACTATTCCTTCATAGTCATTTAGTCTTGACTCTGGAACTCCCTGCTCAACAGGGTGAGAATACCTTAATCAGAGGTACTTGGAATGGTTCAAGAAGGTGGCTCACTACTCTCCTCCAAAGGCAATGAGGGATGAGAACCAACTATGGCCTTAATGACAAAGCCACAAAagtaaatattaaattaaaatagatattgtatatacttgtgtaatcaaTGATACCATTTAatagtcaaccccccccccccagattttgtaagacctgtgtaaaagttgacacctcctccccccccgcccccccattttTGACCCTGACCACCTCCTGAGCTCCCGATGTCCTGACAGTGGAATTTCATAGCAGCTGTCTGCTtaccggagctcctgatgcctcagcTGCTCGCACCAGAATTAGCGCCCCCAACTGCAGACCTTCACTCTAGCCAACCACCCACTAGGGCTCTGATGccttggctgcctgcccatctgagctcctgaccgccatggacttaccacccagtcctgaCCATATGAGCTCCCAATGCCATGAACAACGCAGGTACTTACAAGGTTAAAAGtctgacccatgtaaaagttgaccctttTTTTGGCCTGAAAAAGTGGTCCCAAAAATTCCACAATTCCACAAGTATATATGATAATTAACATGGATTATAGTTTTTTATTTGAATCAacttgctcctcccctgcccctctctccccaccccccaccccccaacatttTCTTTAGAcagctgcctacattttgtcataccttgatgacggTCTCAAGCCCAAACATTTGTatctatatctttgctatataaagtatactgtttgaccaactgagtttctccagcattgtgtttttacttcaatcatgagccccttttacacagagcttgaaagctgagttttatccatttttgagtgCTGTGTGAAAGAATCACAAGGTGGATTGAGGGGTCTATACACTTACCCATCTTCGATCCACTTAGATAGGTGGAGTGTATTTGACTCACAGAGCCAGCTTTTTtcggttctgtgtgaacaagcaagtgGGCTTCCAGAGACAGTTTGAATATATGACAATAATATGGCTTTTCAGTATAAAAAGGACtctgtctgtagactttcatctTCTTACATTTGTTAAAATAGACAAGGTCACTTTGAATGTAAGACCTTTAGGCTGAATCATTAACTGTTTACTCCCTCCACAGTTGTTGCtagtttactgattttttttttcccccagcattTGTTTCTTTAATTCAGTATTTCATTCTGAGTTAACATTGTTGCCAATTCATTATCACATATTTGACACAACTGCATCAAGTACATCCACCACCACCTGCAAAAGTTGCAGGTTTCGACACAACCAAGATAATAGAGGAGGCAACAATTAGAAGGAAGATGCTGAAGGAGGAGATAATGTGGAAAGAAAGTGTTAATTAAACTATGCCAATTCTGTCTAATATATCTGAACTTAATGAATGGTCAAAATATTTTCTAGGTAAATTATCGCCATTAGAAATCACATAAATGCTTAATCTGTTATTCTCTGTGGTTAATTCTGTGTATATATTCTTCTGATTACTTTGAATCTGATTCATTTTAACTTGTGTTTTTATCATTTCAACCAATTATCATTTATAttccctacttcctttctctgtaAATGATTTCTTTATGTATGCTCATTTTCTAGGTGAAATGAGTGGCGAGGAAAATACTATTCTTAATGTATCTGAAGAGATtgatgaagatgaggaggaaatcATCACAGCTATTCCTCCACCTGTAGATCTTCAAGAGGAACAATCTGTTGACGTTACTACCAGTCCTGCTTTTCAATGTTTGGATGAAGTAAGTTCTCTTCTAAATTTTCATGTTGATGTCCCGTGACGAGATGGGAACTTTGCATGTCCTGAATAAATGGCTGGTCCAGGTACACTGAGAAGAGTTTTGACTTTGTCTGATTGGCAGCTCATTTTACATAATTACctgtttttttcaaaatttctgttctttagtttaaaaaaaacaggaggaGCTTAATATGGACGACCAATTCACCATCATTTTTATACTATCTAATAACGCCACTCTCCCCACCGCGATCTAACAgctcaagggttacagggaagttgctgaaggagatagtggaaagggaaaatgacaAAGACCAAGATGGGGGGTTACAGGAATAAGGATCAAGAAATATTTTCACACATAATGCAATGCTGAAATCTGGATCAAAAATTAAAGTGCTGGAagtactcagtgggtcaagcagcatctgtggaagcacagaaatggtcaatattttgggtgaGACCCTGCATGGAACTGAAAGTTTAGAGTGAAGATAGGGTATTGATGAGAGGGAAGAGTAAAACAGGGGCTTGTAGATAATGGAAGGACCAGATGAGCGAGAAATGTTGAGTAGGAACCAGTGGGAGAGACTATTTTCTTGTCTACCTGTTGACAGAGTCTGCTAAATGACTGGTAGAAGCAACAAAACAAAAGGCAGATTCAGCCCTATGAGGGAGGAGACAAAGAGGGCTAGAGGCTAAAACTCATAGGAGACGCAAAAACCAGAGAAATGAGGGATGAAGGGAATATGGAACCAGATGGGGAAGAGATAAAAAAGATGAACTAATGGAGATGAAACTCAGGAAAGTAGGTATGTGGATGATGGGTCgatggaaccgtgggggaggatGATGACTCTGAataatgatgggggaggggtggaaaagGCTGTCAGAGGGGGGGGAGACCCCAAGTGTATGAATGGGTGAGACCCCAAGTGTACAAATGGGTGTGGGAAAGGAACATGGATGGAGTAGGtggcctgaaattggaaaattcaatattcatGCCTTCAGGCTACATAATTTTCAATTGGAATGCTATTCTTTGGGTTTGCTCTTTGGCTTACCATAGCCTtggagaaagcagagaatagacAGATTTGTGTGAGAATGGAATAGGGAGTTGAAATGACTGGAAGATGACCATTGTAGACAGGTACCCTGTACTCTGCAACACTAGACTATGCATAAACTATCCTGGGTCTAACCAATGCAAAGATAGTAATGCGGTATACATTAtaaacaccccctccccaacaAGAGAATGAGAGAAGAAAGTAGTTGATGTCGAATCTGTGGATAAAATACTGGGAGTACTTCCTCTTATTAAATGACATGCATGCAAATGGAATAGGTTATACACAATTCACCATTTATTTTATCGTAGaaatatttagttttttttagctTTACTGGTTTGTAAAAGATCTTGGAGCTTGCAATAAAAACATCACAATACAAATGAATATTCAATCCAGCTTTCAATGTACAGTACAGCATATTAGTttgatttttttcaataacatttctCTAATAATTAGCAAGATACTACTTTCTCTGTCTTAATAAATTGCTGAGCAGTTTTGTCAGAAAGTATCACGTTAACATTGCATGAGCAACAAATAGTAAAAAAATCTTAGATAAAGGATTCTATTAGAATATAAGCATACAATAAGATATGTAGACATAAGCTGAAAGAATGCTGtggtattaaaaaaatgaatcaaTATTTATATAATATAGTTAAAGGtattttggcaaaaaaaattagGTTTTCACTGTAAAGCCCATTTGAATTACTTaaacatttttctgaaattctctaacaaaagaatagaaaatagatgTTTTAAAATAACCTTTGTGCACCTTAAAAATGAGGGAAAGATTGGCATGGTTCAGGCAGCACAATGACCGTGGCAGTGGTCCAGGTTAGAATCCGGTACTGCCtgtgagaagtttgtacattctccctgcatctccgtgggtttcctccctctcttcaaaaatgtacagggattttaggttaattgatgtaCAGTATATGGTTGGCCGGAAGAGTGTTTAACATgctacatttctaaaaaaaagacatttatgTGGATTTATTTGGAGCTGCATTGTCGGTCCAGTCAATGTCATGGATGTTCCTAGAATTTAACGTTGGGTTCACCTCATTGTCTGGTCTATTTTTTCTCATCTACAGATGTAATAACGAGAAAAATATTTTGCACTCACACATACATatctttttgtttaaatattctgCTTTCAAACAACAACAATTTGCTTTTAAATCTTGCATTAATATTCCAAGATAATTTAAATAGTAAAAGGAAATAAGTCACATTTCACTGAGAAATTAAGAACTATCAAAAGAGTTGAAATTATAGATTTTGACGAGgcttttacgggaataaaaaccaGCAGAGGATATTGCCAATGAATGACAGGGAAAAGAAAGTAGGAAGGCATGGGAGATAACTGTCAAAGGGGCTTAAGGTGTGGGCGGGGAAATAAGATAAATAGTTAACAGGGCAAAATCATGAAGGGATCCAAAGATGAGCATGAGTAAAATTTAATACATTGAGGAATGGGTATCTGATGGAAATCAAAAAGAGCAGCTCAGTGGATGCTCCGGTTTAGAACTTGTAAACACAAGGTGATGTTTGACCCTTTGTGCCTGTACCACCATTCAGtggatcatgactgatcttttaCTAAAGTACCTATTATTTGAACTGATTGCCTTAcacctaaaatttaaaaaaaaaatctttatccaATAACCTTTTCAGCTTTCTTGGGTGGTGACTTCTAaagattcatcactctctggaGTAAGAAATTCCTCCTTCTATTTGTACTGAATAGCCAGTCCATTATTTGAGACCCTTTCCCTCGTTCTCAGGGTGACATCAACCTTCATAGGCCGGAAGGGCCTTTGACCATGCtgtacaattaaaaatgtatgagACATAAGTGCTAAAAGCATAGGGTGTTGCAGATGGTTGTCTCCTAAAATTCAGTTTTTCTGGCCACTCTAACTAAATGTTGATAGACAAAGACAAAGTGTGATTGATATTTTTATTTGTGGTTAATGCTAGCAGCGAAAGACAAAATTAACACCACTTTCAAAATAAAGctcttaaaaattatttttaacaaaCCTTTTGGAAACTTCTTCAATAAAACCATCAATTGCAATAAATACAGCAGTATTTGCAGAGAGACAAAAGAAGAgagaagttaacatttcaggtcactgGGTTTAAAAAGTCACACTTCCTTTCTGTTAAAAGGTCATTGACCAAAAAAATTACTCTTTCTGCCTGATCTGAATATTTCCTGACTTTTCTGTTATTATATCAAACTTACAgcattggatttttaaaatgctttttgTAGCTTTTATTGTTGGTTTCTGCCTATGGGATAAATTCTTTCGGTCTAATGAGCATTCttactttttttaaaccatgGCGATAGCCATTCAAAATTTCATTTTGTACGTTGTGCCAAGTTCCCCAAAAgattccattttggatcccctTGTACTTCTTTTTATAATATTTACCGTTGAGATTGGCTGAAAAGCAAGCATCAAACCACCAGCCAGAACTATAATGGGCTCCACAGTTACCTGAAGGGTACATGTCATTATCTTTATCCTTAGTGGTAAAGAATTTTTGATCATGGTTATAATTTTTCTTAGATGTCATTGCATCCCCAGCTGTACCAAAGTAGCCAGAAATAGTCAGACGGTATTGAAGAGTTTCATTTGCAACAGAGAACTGATTGTATTCAGCATATTTTTGGACTCCTTCCCAATCTTCAAGTTCAATTCTtaagatcatttttttaaattttgtcaagGAATGTATTTTATCATTTCCCAGCCAAAATTCTGTGGATAGGTTCCCAAATCCGTTTTTGTAATCGTCCCAGGTTCGATTAAAATCAACACTACCATCTTTGCGAGACTGCAGGACTGTCCAGCCACCTTCCTGAGTTTCCATATCACAATAGGCTCGAAAGCTTTTGCACAAATCTTGAGCAAGTTTATAAATACCACTTTTCCGATTTCCTTGTTTGTAAAGATCTGAGCAATCTTGAGGCACCAATCGTGTTTCTGCAAATAGGGAAATAAAAATTAATCTCACGACCTTTAACTAAAATTGTTTGGTTATATCATtttgaatcttctttggcttggcttcgcggacgaagatttatggagggggtaaaaagtccacgtcagctgcaggctcgtttgtggctgaccagtccgatgcgggacaggcagacacgattgcagcggttgcaagggaaaattggttggttggggttgggtgttgggtttttcctcctttgccttttgtcagtgaggtgggctctgcggtcttcttcaaaggaggctgctgcccgccaaactgtgaggcgccaagatgcacggtttgaggcgttatcagcccactggcggtggtcaatgtggcaggcaccaagagatttctttaggcagtccttgtaccttttctttggtgcacctctgtcacggtggccagtggagagctcgccatataatacgatcttgggaaggcgatggtcctccattctggagacgtgacccatccagctcaagctggatcttcagcagcgtggactcgatgctgtcgacctctgccatctcgagtacctcgacgttaggggtgtgagcgctccaatggatgttgaggatggagcggagacaacgctggtggaagcgttctaggagccgtaggtggtgccggtagaggacccatgattcggagccgaacaggagtgtgggtatgacaacggctctgtatacgcttatctttgtgaggtttttcagttggttgtttttccagactcttttgtgtagtcttccaaaggcgctatttgccttggcgagtctgttgtctatctcattgtcgatccttgcatctgatgaaatggtgcagccgagataggtaaactggttgaccgttttgagtttcatcgggcacacaaaactcaaaacgatcattTTGAATAGCTTGACTCTtaatatatacagtatatacagTGGAATCCCAATTATCCACTATCTCATTATGTAGAGGAGAGAGtaaaacacgataggctgcagacagtgtgagtgtagtaaaaacatcaaaatgctggaggagctcagctggtctattcagcatctataggagacaaagatctattgccgccttttcaggcctgagccattcttcaaggacaaatcagaaaaggcagaagcaggatatatcagaaagtctcagaactcaaacaatggggaaaaattcagaccaacaaaagtgtTGATTCAGAATCAGTGTCAGATCAgtgggaaggaaggggtgggggtggaaggaaCATTAAGGTGACCGTGGGGTGGAAGGAACATTAAGGTGACCGTGGGGTGGAAGGAACATTAAGGTGACCGTGGGGTGGAAGGAACATTAAGGTGACCGTGGGGTGGAAGGAACATTAAGGTGACCGTGGGGTGGAAGGAACATTAAGGTGACCACTggcagtgattggccagtttcactgctctgctgGTGGTCTATGGTAATGGGTGTTTCAGCCCACACAATGCTTTGCTGGTCACCCTAACCAACTTCAAAGCAGAAAAAGCATTGTTAAGAGTTATTACAATAAGGATGTCCAAAATTTGAGGGCGAGTCTTAACTTCAGAGTTGTTAAATGCTCTTTCTGCTTTGAAGTTGAGGCTCTGTCTCATCTTTGCCTCTTGTAAAGAGCTGTCAGATCACATTGGAGATGAAGCCTTCATAGAATATTGTTTAATAGATGTGTGATGCCTGTGCTTGAGTGCACTTCATCAGATGCTGCTTGGATATAATGTAGTTAGCTCTCCATAGTTGGCATACGTAAGAGGTAATTATAGGGACTGTGATGACTGGATCTGGGCTGTAGGTTGAATCCAGCTTAGTTGGTTTGCTACAAGTTTGTAAGGAGGTCGTTTTGTGTATGAGAGATGCTTAATgaaggatgggggggaggggggggtggtctcAGAATCAAGGGCTCATGAAGGAAATGGTTAAGAACTCCCAGACTAAGGATGTCTTAACCTTGATACAATAGTGTTTGACTCAAATTGGCCTGGTTGAGGTTCAAATTTAGCTTAAAATAAAATGTTGCTAGAAAATAAGCTGTAGAAAAGTAAATCCATAAATTAACGTAAACTTTTGAGttcatttaaaaagtattttaacTAAAGGGTTATGTGTTTCTGCATTTTGTTGGATGTTGCTTAATCAAGAAATATCAAATGTGCTTGttacacaagagtgctggagaaattcagcaagtcacacaaTTTTCTTTATATAGcatagataaagatgcataatgttttgggcctgagccctttatcatggtatgagcaaaaagcaaacaggcacatgaataaaattgtggggcaaggggcaggaggaggaccGCAGGCAAAAGGTCATGGGTGGATAGAGGTAAGGGAGCATGAATAATATGCTGAGAagtgattgtgggggggggggatatcttAGCTGAGGTGTCGGGGAGGGGATCGTCTAGCTGAGTTGTTGGGGAGGGGATCATCTAGCTGTGATGTTGGGGAGGGGATCGTCTAGCTGAGGTGTTGGGGGAGGGGATCGCTTAGCTGAGAAGTAATGCAAGAGAGGATAGATTGCACCAAAGGGTTATGCTTTGTTTTCATGACCTCATTGGTGTAGAATTGACTGCTTTAAATTATATTACTAATTTTGCAATGTTTTTCAAGTTATTCTGGAAAAAAATCCAGTCAAGCAAACATTACTTATAACTGAAAAGGACTGAGGATTGGAATATACAAGACATTTTAACAATTAGACAACAATACAATATAATTGCTTAATAAAAAAATGCAGGCAATGCTGTTTTCACATTTTGTTTTCCAATACTGGCATTTTAATCTGAAGTGAACTTACATTTTTGAGGTTTTAACACTGACTTAATTAGGCAACAACGTTTTACGATAATAGTATGTTTAAGTTTTTTGATTCAGAGAAGCCTGCTTTCAACTACTTAATACTTTGAATTAAACTTTGCATTTGAACTGCAACTTTAAAGCTTTGTTAACTCATGATGTATAATTCTAAAATTTCAAGTTTACTGCTATTTGGAGTggaaaaaacaatttaaaaacttTAATAATCATGGAAGTTTTTAATTTATTTGAGAAGAATTAATTCATTCCTGCTTTAATTAGATAAAATAGTATATTTAATTCTATATTTCACACAATGATTAACATACCTGTTGTTGGACCTATGGCTGCACAAGTTGTGTAACACGTGTTGTTCAAAGTATTCACAGTGTAGTTAATATTTGAGAGTTCTGTTTTAATATAGTGCAGAACTGTGTCCATATTCAGAAGACTCCTCTCTTCCAAACGATCCTGGAGCAAATTGATCTGGTTTCTGGCAATCCGTAATGAAGTTGTCAGCACTTTTACTTTCTTCTCTAAtgctattatttttttattatgtttTCCAAATTTTATATTTGCAATGGTTTGAGCGTGATTGTTAGGCTTTTTCTTGTGTTCTTCCAGCCatcttttcttcattttatttactgTTGCTGTTAGACTTCCAACGGTTTTGACAGTCTTTTCAAGTAGTTTTGTCTCCTTGGGAAGGTCCAGGGTTAATGGTGGAAGATTTATTTGATAACCACAGAATACACCTTTGTCACAGTCTTGAGGCTTCAGCTTGATGGAACAGTCTGGATTCACTTTCCTTTCTGTGGGATTCTTGAATCTGCAAGTTCTGTTGTATACATCCGGAATCTCCACACATAGTATTAACCCAATTTTCAAGAGGAAGAATGCAGTAATGACCATCATTATTTTTTCTCCAAATCTC
It encodes the following:
- the fgl2a gene encoding fibrinogen-like 2a isoform X2, which codes for MMVITAFFLLKIGLILCVEIPDVYNRTCRFKNPTERKVNPDCSIKLKPQDCDKGVFCGYQINLPPLTLDLPKETKLLEKTVKTVGSLTATVNKMKKRWLEEHKKKPNNHAQTIANIKFGKHNKKIIALEKKVKVLTTSLRIARNQINLLQDRLEERSLLNMDTVLHYIKTELSNINYTVNTLNNTCYTTCAAIGPTTETRLVPQDCSDLYKQGNRKSGIYKLAQDLCKSFRAYCDMETQEGGWTVLQSRKDGSVDFNRTWDDYKNGFGNLSTEFWLGNDKIHSLTKFKKMILRIELEDWEGVQKYAEYNQFSVANETLQYRLTISGYFGTAGDAMTSKKNYNHDQKFFTTKDKDNDMYPSGNCGAHYSSGWWFDACFSANLNGKYYKKKYKGIQNGIFWGTWHNVQNEILNGYRHGLKKVRMLIRPKEFIP